In Coraliomargarita sinensis, the genomic stretch GTTCGTTTCAATCTCAAGTTGTTCCACCGGGTTGTCTTTCGCAATTTTGATCAGCGTCGCCCAGGCGGCGATCACCAGAATAAAGGCGAGGATGACGGGAACCCAAAGCGACCAGGCGATCTTCTTTTTCTCGGGTTTTTTGCTCATAGCTCTTTCAGCAGTTCGGGCTTCGGGCCGAGAAATTCAGCCTCGCGGCTGAGTATGTTTTCACCCTCCGGGCTGATCAGGGTGAACTCGAGGGGGAAGCGGCCAAGATAGTTTTTACGCGCAATACTGATGATGACGGGCCTGACTTCTTCGCCGAGCGGAGGCACGATAATACCCTCCTCGTTGCCTTCCATGGTGTAAGTCTGGCCTTCGGCGCTGCTTCTTAGTTCGAAGGTGCGCGGTTCATTCATCTTGTTGATCACCCGCACCATGTATTGATTGCGCACGACCTCTTCCGTCACGTAATAGGGGCGACCGGTCATGCGGACGACATTCATATTGGCACTGCGCAGCTGCATGGCGGACAAGGTAAAGGCGGTGGCCCCCGCCAGCATAAGGGCGGCGTATATGAAGATTCGCGGGCGGATGAATTTACGCTTTTGTCCGGCGAGCCCCGCCTGCGAGTCGTAGCGAATCAGGCCCTTCGGGCGATTTAGTTTCGACATGATGTTGTCGCAGGCATCGATGCAGTTGGCGCAGCCGATACACTCCATCTGTAGTCCTTGGCGGATGTCGATCCCGGTGGGGCAGACCTGCACACAGCGGTAACAGTTGATGCAGTCGCCGAAGCCTTCCTGTTTTGCGGGGCCCCTTGGCTCACCACGCCCTTCATCGTAGCCAATGATAAGGGAGTCGTCGTCGATCAGGGCCGATTGTAATCGACCGTACGGACAGATGATCAGGCAGAGCTGTTCGCGGAACCAGGCGAAGTTGCCGAAGATCAAGAGCGTGGCCACCGCCATGAAAACGAAGGCGCCCCAATGCTCGGTCGGGCTGTTTGTCATCCAGCTGTAGAGCTGCGGGATCGAAATAAAATAGGCGAGAAAGAGGTGGGCGATGGCTGCCGAGATAAAAAGAAAGATGCCGTTTTTGAGCAGACGCTTGCCGATTTTGGCGCCATTCCAGGGTGCGGCGTCGAGCTTGCGACGGGCGGTGGCATCGCCGTCGATCCAGCGCTCGATGCGTCGGTAGACGTGTTCGAGAAAGACGGTCTGCGGGCAGGCCCAGCCACACCAGATTCGCCCGAAGAGGGCCGTGACAAAAAAGAGGGAAAAGCCCAGCCCGGTGATGAAAAAGAAAGCCATCCAAAGGTCCTGGGCCGCAAAAGTCAGGCCGAACAAATGGAAGCGGCGGTTAATGACATCGAGAAAGATTGCCGGGTGGCCCCCGATCGGAATCCAGGGAAGCAGGACGTAAACCCCGATCAGTAAAAGCGCGAAGACCCGCCGCCAGCGCGTGAAGAAACCGGTGACATCCGCCGGGTGGATAAAGAAACGCGAGCCATCCTGGTTGATGGTGGTGGGGGTTTCTTTTGATGGGCGGGAGGGCTTCATGCGGCGGACTGGTCGGATTGGACGGATCGGTCGGATCCGACCGATCCCCATAAAAGCTAAGGTAGAAGTTCCGGATTCTTGCTCAGTACGTAAGCGACGACCTCGGCAATGCGTTTCTGACCAAGGAGTGTCTCCCAGGGCTGCATGCCTTTTTCAGGGAAACCGTTGGCTACGCTGACATAGATTTCGGACGGCTTGGCACCGTGTACCCATTCGTCGTCCACCAGATTGAAGCCGATACCGCCTTCAAGGTTTTTACCGTGGCAGGCGATGCAGTTGGCTTCGAAGGTGGCCTGGCCCGCTTGAACGAAGCTGGAATTGGTCGCCATTTCGAAAAAGAGCCCGTCATTGGTCACATCGATCGAATTGGCCAGCCGTGCGGTGGCAACTTTCTCGAGCTTGGCCTCAAGTGCCGGATGAGTGCCTCCTTCAAAGCGGCGGTCGTCGAGCACGATCCAATAGATGATGGAGAAGCCGATGACCCCGAACAGGATAATGAGCCACCACATGGGCAGGCGCTGGTCGTATTCGCGGATACCGTCGACCACATGATCGCGGAGGATGACGCCTTCCGGAAGATCCTCTTCAGTGACGTCTTCGGGTGTATCGTGTTCGAGTCCGTGTTTCATGAGTCGTGCTTGCTGGGGTTACTGGAGGCGTCTTCCTCGAGGGGCAGGTTTTCCATGTGTTGCACGGTGCTTTTCTTGAGGAGAAAAGCGCGCAGGCTGATGGCGAGGAAAACGCCGAAGGTGAACCAGAAGGAGATGAGCGGGACGAAAGTCGTCCAGTCGTCGTAGATGATGCGTTTGAACATATGCAGGTGCGAAGGTTGAAGGTGGGAAAGTGCGCAGGTTAATTAATCGATGTCAGTTCGGATTCTTGCTGGGCCTCGGCAGGATCAACTTTTTCGCCGGCTTCCCGGTAGGCGCCGAGTTTTTGCAGGTAGGCAATCAGTGCGACGATTTCCCTGTCGGGTTCGGTGAAGGCGCCTTTTTCGGCCAGGCCTTTCACGATCGTCTCGGCCTGTTCATCCACCTGGGCTTGAATGTCTTCTTCGGACAGGTCGATCGGGTAAGGGACACCGAGCATCCGCATGGCGTTGATCTTATTTGGCAGCTGGCTGACCTTGATCTCTTTTTCGAAGAGCCAGGGGTAGCTGGGCATATTTGAGCCCGGGGAAACGCTGCGCGGATCCAGCATGTGATAGAAATGCCAGTCGTCGGAACGCTTACCGCCCTCGCGGGCGAGGTCCGGGCCGGTGCGCTTCGAGCCCCACTGGTAGGGGAAGTCGTAGACGAATTCCCCAAGATGGGAGTAGTCGCCGTAGCGCAGTACCTCCGGGACCATGGTTCGGATCATTTGCGAGTGGCAGTTGTAGCAGCCCTCGCTGACGTAGATATCGCGACCGGCCAGCTCCAGGGGAGTGTAAGGGACCTGGATACGGCCCTCAATGTTATCGGCACGCTGCACGGTGACGGTGGGTATGATCTGGATCGCACCCCCGATGGCAGCGGCGATGAGCGTCAGCACGGTGAAGGCAAAGCTATGGTCGAGCAGTCTCTCGTACCATTTTGTCCATTGTACTTTGCAGGCTTCAAAGTGGGCCATGGCGGCGATGACGAGGAAGATCGTCATCAACAGCCCGAAGAGAAAGAGTCCGCCGTCGCCGAATATGGTCAGGCAGACGAAGAAGACGATGAGCAGGGAGTAGATGACCGGTGCGTTCAGGTAGGCGAAGATACCCAGCTTGCGCGGCTCATCGGAACCCTCGGGCTCGGGTTGCGGCACTTCGATGGTGCCGTTGGCCGGTTCTCCGTTACGGGCGGTCTTCCAGATATTGTAGGCCATCAAGCCGAAGCCGAAGAGATAAAGCCCGCCCCCGATGGCGCGGAAGAGCATGACCGGTTTGATGGCCTGCAGGGTTTCGAGAAAGTCTGGGTATTTCAGAAGTGTGCCGTTGTCGGTGGTGGCGTTGAGCATCAGCCCCTGGGTGATGCCGGAGACCCACATGGAGGCGACGTAGAGAAGAATCCCGACCATGCCCATCCAGAAGTGGGCGTTGGCCATTGCGGTCGAGTGAAGCTTCGTATTCCAGAGCCGCGGGGCCAGCCAGTAGAACATGCCGGCCGCGAGGAAGCCGTTCCAGCCGAGGGTGCCGCTGTGCACGTGCCCCACCGTCCAGTCGGTGTAGTGGGAGAGGGCATTCACGGATTTGATGGAAAGGAGCGGGCCTTCGAAGGTCGCCATCCCGTAGAAGGTGACGGCGGCAGCGAAGAACTTGACCACAGGATCGGTCAGTAACTTGTCCCATGCACCGCGCAGGGTAAGCAGGCCGTTGAGCATGCCGGCCCAGGAAGGGGCCCAAAGCATGAGCGAGAAGATCATGCCGAGGGATTGCAGCCATTCGGGCAGGGAGGTGTTGAGCAGGTGATGCGGGCCGGCCCAAATGTAAATGAAGACGAGCGACCAGAAGTGAATGATCGACAGCCGGTAGGAATAAACCGGCCGGTTGACCGACTTCGGCACGAAGTAATACATGATGCCGAGCATCGGCGTGGTCAGGAAGAAGGCGACGGCGTTGTGCCCGTACCACCATTGTACGAGCGCGTCCTGCACCCCGCCGAAGATCGGGTAGCTGTGGGTGAAGCTAGTCGGGATGGACAGGTGGTTGACCACGTAGAGCAGGGTGATGGTGACGATCGTCGCGATATAGAACCAAAGGCCGACGTAAAGGGAGCGCTCGCGGCGGATGGCCAGCGTCCAGAAGAAGTTGGCCGCAAAGACCAGCCAAATGACGGCGACCAGGATGTTGATCGGCCAGATCAGTTCGGCGTATTCCTTGCCCCGGGTGTAGCCAGCGGGCAGGGAGATGGCTGCGCAGACGATAATGAACTGCCAGCCCCAGAAATTGATCTTACTCAGCAGGTCCGAAGCCATGCGTGCACGGCAAAGTCGCTGGGTCGAATAGTACACCCCGGCAAACATCATGTTGCCCACGAAGGCGAAAATGGCGGCGTTGGTATGGAGCGGCCGGAGACGCCCGAAGGTGAGGAACTCGACCCCCTCGCTTTTAAGCCAGCCGAAGGTGATCCATTCGAGGAACTTGCCGTTCATTTGCCAGTAGTTGAGCTGGGTGGCGATAAGGACGCCGACGCCCAGGCCGACCAGCCCCCAAAAGATGGAGGCGATCATAAACTTTCTAACGATGGCGTCATCGAATTCGATGGTCGTGGTGTTGTTCGTTGGATTCGTATTCATCTGCGTAAATTATGATTTTCGTCTATCGGCGGAGGGCGCTTTTTGGAGTCTCCGCATCGAAGGGACGGAGCGCATCCTGTTCGGGTGAGCTGAGGTCCTCCGAGCGACGTTCGCGCACAAAGAAGAGCAAAAAGAGGCAAGCCAGCAGCAGGCTAAGAAATACAGTCAGTATGAGGACGTTCATGGTCGAGTGGGGTGGTGCGCGACAAAGGGGCAGTCGCTGCGGAAAGTTTTATGATGGCAGAGGTCGATTTCCCTGCCGAAGAAACCGGAGAGCGCGTGGTTGATGAGGTCTTTGTTACACTCGCGGTCGAGTTCGTTGAACTCATGTTCGGCATCCCAACTATCCTCAAAAACACTCATGAAGGCTTTCAACCCTGAATCGTGGAGTTCCATGCAGGCCCGCCCGCCGAAGCAGCGCTCCTTGCAGTCGCAGGTAATGCCGAGAAAACGGTTGAGGTGAAACACGTCCGTGCTGCTCTTGGCAGCGGAGCCGTGTTCCAATATTTCCAATACCGTATCAAAAGCGCTGGTGAAGAATTCGTAAGGCACCACGCCGCCATCCCCGTTCCCCGATCCGATCGCAGCGGGGATTTCAACCTCCGTTAACCAGTTTTCAATAATCTGATCCCGGTTGTCGCGCAGGTAGTTGACGAGCCTGTGGTGCATGAGGAGAGAGATTCGGGATGTGAGATGCGGGAAGTTGGAATTAGTCGGGCTTGCCCTGCGAAGCTCTTGGGCGAAGCAGGGTTGATTATTACATTAGGTGCCCTAGCTTGTCTCAGCATATCGCGCACAAAGCTGCGCATTTTCTGCATAATCCCGATCTTAGTCATGGCATTCGATACTTGCTCCAGTCCAAACCAAGCCGATGTGCGAGAGCGTGCGGCGAGTCGGAGCCAGTCCGTAGTGGAGAAACTTTCCAGCTCCCAGCTTTATAAAGACTATGAAAAGGCCTTTCGCGGGGCCACTGGCCTGCCCTTGGCGATTCGACCAGCTAGAGCTTATACCAACGCCCTGCGCAAGACGGAGGAGGAAAACCCTTTCTGCGCTTTGATGGCGCAAACGAACGAGGGCTGTGCGAATTGCCTGAAGATGCAGCAGGCGCTTGAGGAAAAGGCCGGCCTCGAGCCCAAGTCCCTGCATTGCTTCGCCGGTCTCTGTGACAGTGCGGTCCCGATTCGAGTGGGTGACGAACTGATCGCTTTTTTACAAACCGGCCAGATTCTCCTGCACCAGCCGAACGAAGAGGAATTTTCCCGCACCACGAAACAGTTGCTCGCCTGGGGCGCGGACGTGAACCTCAAGGCGCTCGAAGAAGCCTATTTCCAGACGAAAGTCTTCGATTCCGAGCAATATAATGCCATGCTCCGCCTGCTTGCCACCTTCGCTGAGCACTTGGCTACCATCAGCAATAGTATCGAGCCGGAGGCCGGTGAGTCGGAGCCCGCACTGGTCGGCAATGCCAAACGCTACATTCAGGAGCGCTTCCAGGAAAAGATCTCACTCGACGAGGCCGCACGGGCCGTCAACGCCAGTACGCGGCACTTCTGCAAGGTCTTTAAACAAGCCACGGGACTAACCTTTACGGATTATCTCGCCCGCATTCGGGTAGAGAAGGCCAAGAACCTTCTGCAGAATCCGCATCTGCGCGTGAGTGAAATCGCTTTCGAAACCGGCTTTGATTCCATTTCGCAGTTCAATCGCTCCTTCAAGCGGATCACCGGGTTGGCCCCCACCCAGTTCCGCAGCGAGTTCTGCTAGCTAGTATTCGTTCAAACAAGTTTTTCACATAGAACTCCAACTGTAGCCGGAGGCCTTAGCCTTTGGTCCGAGCATTTCGTAACGTCCCGCCAAAGCCGAAGGGCTGCGGCTCCGTGAAAAAACTTATTTAAAGCTCCACTAGCCGATCACCCGGCGCGATGGTTTCTCTTAGCTGCGCCGCGGGAGCGCTGCAGAGTAGCCGAACCAAGGAAAACTTCCCGCTTGCTCTTCAAGTGAGGCCAGGGCAGCATTCTTGGGTCGATTTCGGAGTGTGGGCATTCGCTTGAGCTTTGGCTTGAGAGGAAAGTCCGGACACCGTAGGGCAGGATTCCCTGTGAAAGCGGGGGACCGGCGGGGCAACCTGCCGGGACGGACAGTGTCACAGAAAACAAACCGCCCTGAGCAAACTTCTGGTTCGCGAAGGGTAAGGGTGAAAAGGTGAGGTAAGAGCTCACCGCTTCAGAGGTAACAATGAAGGCAGGATAAACCCAATCCGGTGCAAGGCAAAATAGGGAATCGGGCGGCCCGTCCAACGATTCCGGGTATGTCGCACTTCGCTCCGGCGGAGATCCCGCTCCGGCGGGATAGATAAATGAATGCCCAGTCGCTCTCAAGGGGCGACGGACAAAATCCGGCTTACAGCACTCCGAAATCGACACCCTGAATGAATACTTCATCTTACTCTTAATTGTAATCTCACTCTTGATCCAAAACGAGTAGAGTAAGATTTCGATGAAGTATAAGAGCCCGAGAACCTCTCCGGACGGCTGAATTTGCCTTTCTTTTGTCTCTTTTTCCCGCTTGACATGCCGCGGGCGGAAACGCACTTTCCCGCCTCTTAACTTTTTCAGACACATGGCAAATACCAAATCAGCACTCAAATACGTCCGTAAGACCGAAGGCCGCACCCTGCGCAACCGTCAGGTCAAAAGCCGCTTGAAGACCCTTTCCAAGAAGGTCGAGGCTGCCGCCGCATCCGGTGACAAGGACGCCTTGGCCACGGCATCCCGCCAATATATCTCCGCCCTGGATAAGGCCGGTAAGACAGGCCTGGTGCACGCCAACAAGATTGCACGCCAGAAGGCGCGCTGTGCCGCCCTTGCGGCCGCATAAGCACAATCTTGCTTCACCCTTTTGTGCCCCCGGATTCGCTTGTCGAACCGGGGGCACTTTGTATCCATCTTTCCATAGTGCCCGACAAACCGAAAAAGAAAAATGCCATTGGCTTCCCGCCGCCCCTGCTGGGTGAGCAGCCGTATCGGCTGGATGTGCTGGCTTCGGCCGGGGATTGGCTGGCCCTGGAAAAACCGTCAGGTGTGGGTACGCGTGCCCACCCATGGGACGAGACGCCAGATCTCGATAGTGCCTTGAACCAGCAGCTTGAAGCGGGGAAGCCGGAATTGCAGCGCACCGGGGCCGACGTGTTTGGTTCGGTTTATTATCTGGATCCGGAAGTCAGTGGAGTGGCACTCTTTGCCAAAAACCGCCATGGCTTGGCTGACTTGCGTAATCGTTTCGGCTCGGGCGAGTGTCGATTCACCTTTCGTTTTGTGTCGGCCCGCAATGAAGCGGCGGAAGGTAATTTTCAGGCGGATGCCCCGCTTCTCCCGCACCGGGTGAAGCCGAAGATGATTCCTTCGACGGCCAAAGGCAAAAAGTGCCGCACCGAATTCAATCGTTTGGTCGAATCCGATCTCGGATGGGTGCTTTGGGAGGCGCAGGTCGATTTCTTCCGACCGCATCAGGTCCGCGCCCACGCCGGGACTCACGGAATTTCAGTGCTGGGTGATTCGGTTTACGGCGGTCCGGAAGCGCCCACGGTGCGCCAGCTTCAACCCCGCGCGCGACGGTCGGACTTGGATTCAGCGGTCTTTTCAGGGCTTGCCGTGCATCTCTTACGGGCTGAATTCTCGTCCGGCAATGACGCTCACCTGGTTGAATCGCCACTGCCAAAACCCTTCGCGCTCCTGTTGAAGCGGCTGGGGCTGAGCGCATAACTTTCGGCCCGGGGTGCCAACCCTTGGAATAGGAACTTGCTATTTGATGGCGGCTCCCTTTCCTTCTCCGGTTTTTCACAAGACATCGTCATGACTCAAATTGAATTTCTCACGCATCTGCCGCTGGCACAAGCCGCGCCTCCGGGCGGCGGACTCAGCCAGTTTCTCCCTATTATTCTTCTCTTCGTCGGGATGTGGTTTCTTATCATCGCGCCGCAGCGCAAGCGCCAGAAGGCTCACGATAAGATGCTGTCTGAGCTGAAGACCGGCGACGAGATCGTCACCAGCGGGGGCATTTACGGCACCATTACCAATGTTAAGGACGACCGTCTCGTCGTGCGCATCGCTGACAACACCAAAATCGAGCTGGGCAAAAGCTTCGTGGCCAACAAAATCGGCGCCGACGCGGATAAGTAGCCTGTATTAACATCTGAAAGCTTTCGCTATGTCCGGAAATATTCTTTGGAAATTCCTACTCACCGCCATCATCATTTTCTGGTGTGCGATGAGTGTCACCCCTCTCAAGGATCGACCTTTTGAGGATTACATTGTCGCGCAAGTTACCGCGAACCAGGGCGAGTTTACCGACCTCATGGAGCAGGCTGAAGCACGTGTGGAAGCCGAAGAGTCGCCAACACTGTTCATCGCCCTGCGCGACCTTGGCGTGGAGCAGGAGATCGACTACGCTAAATTCTTTCCGCAGATCAACGTCGCGGACATCGCGAACCAGAACAAGCGCAACGACATCCTGCTGAAGCATATACTCAAGACCGCGCAGAGCCAGTTGAGCCTCGGCCTCGACCTTAAGGGCGGTGTGGGTGTGACCCTTAAAATTGATGAATCGTCACAGGCCGGCCTGAACCAGTTCGAGCAGGAACAGCAGCTTAAGGATGCGATCGAGATCATGAGTGAACGTCTCGACGGGATGGGCGTGGCTGAGCCGGTCATCCGCGCACGTGGTGACGACGCGATTGAAATTCAGCTCGCCGGGCTTTCCACCAAGGACAACCCCGAAGTGATTGACGCGATCAAGAAGCCGGCCCGCCTTGAGTTCAGAGCGATCCACCCGGACCTTGTGCCCGATTCGCGTAACGACAAAGCGCCGGTTGGCTACGAAGTATTGGCCGAAGAGCAGCAGACGCGCGACGGTGAAGCCTTCGAAGTATTCCACTTTGTTAAGAAGATTCCTGAAGCCACCGGCGAAATTATTGAAGATGCCCGGGCTTCACAAAATCCGTCCGGTGGATTTGTGGTCAACCTGGTAATGACCAGTGACGGTGCGAAGATATTCCGCCAGGTCACGGAACGGATGGTCGATAAACCGCTGGCGATCGTTCTGGACGGAAAGCTCTATTCAGCACCCAATATTAATGAGCCTCTGAGTAAAAATGCCCAGATTACCGGTAACTTTTCCCAGCGTGAAGCAATCGAGTTGGCCAATGTTCTGAACAATCCGCTCTCCGTCGAATTGCGCGTCGACCAGATGTATGAAGTCGGGCCGACCATGGCGGAAGGGGCTCGTGAGAGCTCCGTGAGTGCGGCACAGTGGGGCGCCGCCCTCGTCGTGTTGTTCATGATTCTTTACTACTTCCTAGGAGGTCTTGTGGCTGTGATCTCGGCACTCATTAACGTGGTGATTGTGCTCGGGGTACTCGCCAGTCTCGGGGCGACCCTCACCTTGCCCGGTGTCGCCGCGCTCGTACTGACGCTCGGTATGGGGGTCGACGCCAATATTTTGATCTTCGAGCGTATCCGCGAAGAGCTGCGGTCCGGTAAGAGTATCAAGAATGCCACGGCAAACGCATTCCAAAAGGTGACATCCACAATTGTGGACGCGAACGTGACCACCTTGATTACAGCAACCATTCTGGTCTGGCTCGGTACCGGTCCGGTCAAGGGCTTCGGTATCACGCTGGCAATTGGTATCTGTGCCTCGATTTTCTGTGCACTTGTGGTGACACGTTTTCTCGTGGATTTTCTCGTTTATCGACTCGGGGTCTCGAAGGTGCTCGGCCTTTCGCTCTTCCCGGAGAAGAAAATTGATTTCTTTAAATTCCGTAAACCCGCCTTCGCGGCGTCATGGTTGCTCGTGCTTGCCGGTGTTGTCAGTGTAGTGCTGCATCACGACAATATTCTGGGCAAAGACTTTACCGGGGGTGATGAAATGACCGTCAGCTACACCGAGCGGCTGGATACCGGTGAGATCATGAAGGTCGTTAAGGATGAAAATCTCGGCGATGTGACCGCGCTTTACCAAAGTCTGATCGGACAGGACCGCGAAGTGCTTAAGATTCAGACTCCTTTCGATCAGGCGCGCCCTGTTCTAGAGGTCCTGCAAAACGCTTTCCCGGAAGCTGGATTGCAAGAGTCGGGCATCAACCAAATCGGTGCCTCGGTCTCAAAGAGCATTCAATGGAATGCGCTCTTCTCCGTGATCTGCGCGCTCGGCGGGATCCTTCTCTACGTTGCTCTGCGCTTCGAAGTGGGCTACGGTATCGGCGCGGTGGTCGCGACCATCCACGACGTGCTCATGACGATCGGTATTTTCGTGATCTGCGGGGCGCTTGGCATTTTTGTCAGTGGTCAATTTACGGCCCCCATGCTTGCCGCGATTCTAATGATCGTGGGTTATTCGATTAATGATACTATTGTGGTCTTCGACCGCATTCGCGAGGAACTTGAACTCAATCCGGGAAGCAATTTGCGCAATATTATCAACATTGCGATCAGTCGGGTCTTCTCCCGCTCCTTGCTGACGAGTATCACCACGCTTCTGGCAGCGACGTCACTCTACGTTTTCGGGGCCGGTATCATCATCGATTTCTCCTTTGTCTTTATCGTCGGTATCCTGACCGGTACTTTCTCCTCCATCTTTATCGCCAGCCCGGTCTTCTACTGGTGGCATAAAGGGGATCGCCGCCACGTGGAAGAGCGGGAACTCACACCGAAGCGCTACGAGTGGGAAAGCCAGAAGGAGGCCTAACCCTGATTTATTGGATTTTCGGGATGACGGTTCGGGAACGAACCGTCATTCTTGTTTAACGGCAGCTGGATCGGCTGCTGAATTCTGCTTCTCAAATATGCAATGGACGACCCCCGATACGGACGAAGCTCTCGCTGAAGAATTGGCGCAGGGTCTTAGAGTGTCGAAGACCTGCGGGCAGTTGCTGGCGCAGTTGGGCTTTCGTTCCAAGGAATCGGCCGAGGATTTTCTTCGCCCACGCCTGGCCCATCTGGATGACCCTTTCGC encodes the following:
- a CDS encoding c-type cytochrome encodes the protein MKHGLEHDTPEDVTEEDLPEGVILRDHVVDGIREYDQRLPMWWLIILFGVIGFSIIYWIVLDDRRFEGGTHPALEAKLEKVATARLANSIDVTNDGLFFEMATNSSFVQAGQATFEANCIACHGKNLEGGIGFNLVDDEWVHGAKPSEIYVSVANGFPEKGMQPWETLLGQKRIAEVVAYVLSKNPELLP
- the rpsT gene encoding 30S ribosomal protein S20, which translates into the protein MANTKSALKYVRKTEGRTLRNRQVKSRLKTLSKKVEAAAASGDKDALATASRQYISALDKAGKTGLVHANKIARQKARCAALAAA
- the secD gene encoding protein translocase subunit SecD — encoded protein: MSGNILWKFLLTAIIIFWCAMSVTPLKDRPFEDYIVAQVTANQGEFTDLMEQAEARVEAEESPTLFIALRDLGVEQEIDYAKFFPQINVADIANQNKRNDILLKHILKTAQSQLSLGLDLKGGVGVTLKIDESSQAGLNQFEQEQQLKDAIEIMSERLDGMGVAEPVIRARGDDAIEIQLAGLSTKDNPEVIDAIKKPARLEFRAIHPDLVPDSRNDKAPVGYEVLAEEQQTRDGEAFEVFHFVKKIPEATGEIIEDARASQNPSGGFVVNLVMTSDGAKIFRQVTERMVDKPLAIVLDGKLYSAPNINEPLSKNAQITGNFSQREAIELANVLNNPLSVELRVDQMYEVGPTMAEGARESSVSAAQWGAALVVLFMILYYFLGGLVAVISALINVVIVLGVLASLGATLTLPGVAALVLTLGMGVDANILIFERIREELRSGKSIKNATANAFQKVTSTIVDANVTTLITATILVWLGTGPVKGFGITLAIGICASIFCALVVTRFLVDFLVYRLGVSKVLGLSLFPEKKIDFFKFRKPAFAASWLLVLAGVVSVVLHHDNILGKDFTGGDEMTVSYTERLDTGEIMKVVKDENLGDVTALYQSLIGQDREVLKIQTPFDQARPVLEVLQNAFPEAGLQESGINQIGASVSKSIQWNALFSVICALGGILLYVALRFEVGYGIGAVVATIHDVLMTIGIFVICGALGIFVSGQFTAPMLAAILMIVGYSINDTIVVFDRIREELELNPGSNLRNIINIAISRVFSRSLLTSITTLLAATSLYVFGAGIIIDFSFVFIVGILTGTFSSIFIASPVFYWWHKGDRRHVEERELTPKRYEWESQKEA
- a CDS encoding PocR ligand-binding domain-containing protein, which produces MAFDTCSSPNQADVRERAASRSQSVVEKLSSSQLYKDYEKAFRGATGLPLAIRPARAYTNALRKTEEENPFCALMAQTNEGCANCLKMQQALEEKAGLEPKSLHCFAGLCDSAVPIRVGDELIAFLQTGQILLHQPNEEEFSRTTKQLLAWGADVNLKALEEAYFQTKVFDSEQYNAMLRLLATFAEHLATISNSIEPEAGESEPALVGNAKRYIQERFQEKISLDEAARAVNASTRHFCKVFKQATGLTFTDYLARIRVEKAKNLLQNPHLRVSEIAFETGFDSISQFNRSFKRITGLAPTQFRSEFC
- the ccoG gene encoding cytochrome c oxidase accessory protein CcoG is translated as MKPSRPSKETPTTINQDGSRFFIHPADVTGFFTRWRRVFALLLIGVYVLLPWIPIGGHPAIFLDVINRRFHLFGLTFAAQDLWMAFFFITGLGFSLFFVTALFGRIWCGWACPQTVFLEHVYRRIERWIDGDATARRKLDAAPWNGAKIGKRLLKNGIFLFISAAIAHLFLAYFISIPQLYSWMTNSPTEHWGAFVFMAVATLLIFGNFAWFREQLCLIICPYGRLQSALIDDDSLIIGYDEGRGEPRGPAKQEGFGDCINCYRCVQVCPTGIDIRQGLQMECIGCANCIDACDNIMSKLNRPKGLIRYDSQAGLAGQKRKFIRPRIFIYAALMLAGATAFTLSAMQLRSANMNVVRMTGRPYYVTEEVVRNQYMVRVINKMNEPRTFELRSSAEGQTYTMEGNEEGIIVPPLGEEVRPVIISIARKNYLGRFPLEFTLISPEGENILSREAEFLGPKPELLKEL
- a CDS encoding pseudouridine synthase gives rise to the protein MLHPFVPPDSLVEPGALCIHLSIVPDKPKKKNAIGFPPPLLGEQPYRLDVLASAGDWLALEKPSGVGTRAHPWDETPDLDSALNQQLEAGKPELQRTGADVFGSVYYLDPEVSGVALFAKNRHGLADLRNRFGSGECRFTFRFVSARNEAAEGNFQADAPLLPHRVKPKMIPSTAKGKKCRTEFNRLVESDLGWVLWEAQVDFFRPHQVRAHAGTHGISVLGDSVYGGPEAPTVRQLQPRARRSDLDSAVFSGLAVHLLRAEFSSGNDAHLVESPLPKPFALLLKRLGLSA
- the yajC gene encoding preprotein translocase subunit YajC; the encoded protein is MTQIEFLTHLPLAQAAPPGGGLSQFLPIILLFVGMWFLIIAPQRKRQKAHDKMLSELKTGDEIVTSGGIYGTITNVKDDRLVVRIADNTKIELGKSFVANKIGADADK
- the ccoN gene encoding cytochrome-c oxidase, cbb3-type subunit I, whose amino-acid sequence is MNTNPTNNTTTIEFDDAIVRKFMIASIFWGLVGLGVGVLIATQLNYWQMNGKFLEWITFGWLKSEGVEFLTFGRLRPLHTNAAIFAFVGNMMFAGVYYSTQRLCRARMASDLLSKINFWGWQFIIVCAAISLPAGYTRGKEYAELIWPINILVAVIWLVFAANFFWTLAIRRERSLYVGLWFYIATIVTITLLYVVNHLSIPTSFTHSYPIFGGVQDALVQWWYGHNAVAFFLTTPMLGIMYYFVPKSVNRPVYSYRLSIIHFWSLVFIYIWAGPHHLLNTSLPEWLQSLGMIFSLMLWAPSWAGMLNGLLTLRGAWDKLLTDPVVKFFAAAVTFYGMATFEGPLLSIKSVNALSHYTDWTVGHVHSGTLGWNGFLAAGMFYWLAPRLWNTKLHSTAMANAHFWMGMVGILLYVASMWVSGITQGLMLNATTDNGTLLKYPDFLETLQAIKPVMLFRAIGGGLYLFGFGLMAYNIWKTARNGEPANGTIEVPQPEPEGSDEPRKLGIFAYLNAPVIYSLLIVFFVCLTIFGDGGLFLFGLLMTIFLVIAAMAHFEACKVQWTKWYERLLDHSFAFTVLTLIAAAIGGAIQIIPTVTVQRADNIEGRIQVPYTPLELAGRDIYVSEGCYNCHSQMIRTMVPEVLRYGDYSHLGEFVYDFPYQWGSKRTGPDLAREGGKRSDDWHFYHMLDPRSVSPGSNMPSYPWLFEKEIKVSQLPNKINAMRMLGVPYPIDLSEEDIQAQVDEQAETIVKGLAEKGAFTEPDREIVALIAYLQKLGAYREAGEKVDPAEAQQESELTSIN